A genomic region of Nymphaea colorata isolate Beijing-Zhang1983 chromosome 2, ASM883128v2, whole genome shotgun sequence contains the following coding sequences:
- the LOC116248582 gene encoding uncharacterized protein LOC116248582 isoform X2, with amino-acid sequence MRDRWGSRETPAMSSMTAKQRYRKPPRGSLGYWKPTVPSWEKEFCARVCFIPWSKVLETKKVMSLFANVVQWDDSAGEEAFTNAKKRFWAKINDLPCDVSLPDPDIFIDRIDWDSVAAGTDPELLNSMEEEIGEGDRPEVLSIIWENQDISAIPCSGWGDDNDDNQVRAAAMQSKDGIFDSNSWDGREIPPDEDKGNAPIPRSGWGDDWAVNNHGAACGWGEEFDDWAPEKYHQENQSLTEFRDNDQSLRAKRNWANGNGNGRRRERGQGVRALLA; translated from the exons ATGCGTGATCGGTGGGGATCGCGGGAGACGCCGGCGATGAGCTCGATGACGGCCAAACAGAGATACAGGAAGCCGCCTAGAG GCAGTTTAGGCTACTGGAAGCCAACGGTTCCATCTTGGGAGAAGGAGTTCTGCGCCAGAGTCTGCTTCATTCCTTGGTCGAAGGTCTTGGAAACCAAGAAGGTCATGTCCTTATTCGCGAACGTGGTTCAGTGGGACGATTCAGCTGGAGAAGAAGCGTTCACCAACGCCAAGAAGCGTTTCTGGGCTAAGATCAACGATCTGCCCTGTGATGTCTCTCTTCCTGACCCTGACATCTTCATCGACAGAATCGACTGGGACTCCGTCGCCGCCGGGACCGACCCCGAGCTCCTAAACTCTATGGAGGAAGAAATCGGAGAGGGAGACAGGCCGGAAGTCTTGAGCATCATCTGGGAGAATCAAGACATCAGTGCCATCCCTTGTTCGGGGTGGGGCGATGACAACGACGACAATCAAGTCCGGGCAGCGGCGATGCAGAGCAAGGACGGAATATTCGATTCGAACTCATGGGATGGTCGCGAGATTCCACCTGATGAGGACAAGGGCAACGCTCCGATCCCCCGTTCAGGTTGGGGCGACGATTGGGCGGTTAACAACCATGGTGCCGCATGTGGCTGGGGAGAAGAGTTCGACGACTGGGCGCCAGAGAAGTACCATCAAGAGAATCAGAGCCTTACTGAGTTCCGCGACAACGACCAATCGTTACGGGCAAAGCGGAACTGGGCCAATGGTAACGGGAATGGCCGGAGAAGAGAAAGGGGGCAGGGAGTGCGGGCCTTGTTGGCATAA
- the LOC116248582 gene encoding uncharacterized protein LOC116248582 isoform X1, producing the protein MRDRWGSRETPAMSSMTAKQRYRKPPRVGSLGYWKPTVPSWEKEFCARVCFIPWSKVLETKKVMSLFANVVQWDDSAGEEAFTNAKKRFWAKINDLPCDVSLPDPDIFIDRIDWDSVAAGTDPELLNSMEEEIGEGDRPEVLSIIWENQDISAIPCSGWGDDNDDNQVRAAAMQSKDGIFDSNSWDGREIPPDEDKGNAPIPRSGWGDDWAVNNHGAACGWGEEFDDWAPEKYHQENQSLTEFRDNDQSLRAKRNWANGNGNGRRRERGQGVRALLA; encoded by the exons ATGCGTGATCGGTGGGGATCGCGGGAGACGCCGGCGATGAGCTCGATGACGGCCAAACAGAGATACAGGAAGCCGCCTAGAG TAGGCAGTTTAGGCTACTGGAAGCCAACGGTTCCATCTTGGGAGAAGGAGTTCTGCGCCAGAGTCTGCTTCATTCCTTGGTCGAAGGTCTTGGAAACCAAGAAGGTCATGTCCTTATTCGCGAACGTGGTTCAGTGGGACGATTCAGCTGGAGAAGAAGCGTTCACCAACGCCAAGAAGCGTTTCTGGGCTAAGATCAACGATCTGCCCTGTGATGTCTCTCTTCCTGACCCTGACATCTTCATCGACAGAATCGACTGGGACTCCGTCGCCGCCGGGACCGACCCCGAGCTCCTAAACTCTATGGAGGAAGAAATCGGAGAGGGAGACAGGCCGGAAGTCTTGAGCATCATCTGGGAGAATCAAGACATCAGTGCCATCCCTTGTTCGGGGTGGGGCGATGACAACGACGACAATCAAGTCCGGGCAGCGGCGATGCAGAGCAAGGACGGAATATTCGATTCGAACTCATGGGATGGTCGCGAGATTCCACCTGATGAGGACAAGGGCAACGCTCCGATCCCCCGTTCAGGTTGGGGCGACGATTGGGCGGTTAACAACCATGGTGCCGCATGTGGCTGGGGAGAAGAGTTCGACGACTGGGCGCCAGAGAAGTACCATCAAGAGAATCAGAGCCTTACTGAGTTCCGCGACAACGACCAATCGTTACGGGCAAAGCGGAACTGGGCCAATGGTAACGGGAATGGCCGGAGAAGAGAAAGGGGGCAGGGAGTGCGGGCCTTGTTGGCATAA